CCACCAAATCCCATACTGCCCCCAGCCAGCCTTCCACAAGACAGTACTTTACCTACCATCCAAAGGGAGGTGTTACCCATTCACAGTGAAGATATCTCAAAGCCTGTGCCCCAGGCCTTGGCCCCATCAGACCAGAGTCTGCTCAAGCAAGACACTGTAGAGATCACCactacaactcccagcacccCAGCTGTGGTGCCCATGACAAAGGACAGTCCGGTGCTGAGTGCAAGAGGATGGGAAGCAGTCAGGCCCAGGGATGCTGTGGCCCAGGCCCCACTGCTACGATCCCGAACCCTGGTGAAAAGAGTCACCTGGAACCTGCAGGAAGCAGAACACAGCACGCCAGCAGCCCTGGACAGAGATCCAAGTGAGTTTGTCCTGCCCCCGGCTGGGACCCTGGTGGTGGTTGTCCTTATGGGTCAGGGGTGTAGAGCAGGCATGAGGCAGTGGGGCAGCCTCCCTAAGAGCCTCTCCTGACAATTTTGGGGCCCCTACCCAAGTACAGCTTCTAACAGACACATCTGCAGCTCGGCCTCGGTTCCCACTGCTGGTTCTCTGAAAATGTTTTGGCCAGGGTTGACCACAAGGCATCCACACTCCCTGTCTGTTGGGTCCTCAGGGACACCACTTCAGAGGCCCCAGAGGCCCCAGGAAGGAGACTGGGATGCAGAGGACAGGGCCCTCATAGGATTTCAGCAGGCACCATTCTCCGAGCTGCCCCCTCCCATCCACGTGCTCCAGGAGTCTGGGTTACCTGATGCAGATCCCTCTCAGGTGGGTGCTGGGCTAGAGGGACATGGTCCTTGTGCTGGGCTTTTTGGGCTGCCCTGCCTAGGGCTTAGACCTCATGGTACTACTTCCTTTCTATACAGCCCCCTGGTGCTCCCAGGGCAGAAGGGCTTCCAGCTGCTGGGACTCTGCACTCAGCAGGGGGTATTCTTGCCCAGGTTTACAGCCCCAACATGCCACCACCCTTGGCTCAGCCCTCAAGCATCCTGCCCTATGCACTGGTCAGCCAGCCCTCAGTCCAGTTGATCCTGCAGGGGACCCTTCCCCTAGCAGGCTGCGGTACAGCACAGAGCCTGGCACCAGTGCCCACAATGCCAGCTACAGTCTCAGAGCTAGCTGTTCCAACCACCAACAACTCAGAAGAAAGGACTGCTACTCCCAAAACAGCTGCTGAGAAGACCAAAAAGGAGGAGGTGAGTGCTGCTGCCTGTCCTTCCACAGCCCCTGTCTTATTTGGGCCTGATTTTAGGTAGAGTATCCAGGCCTGTGGGCTTGGTCAGGGTGGTAAGAGAGCAGCCAGCCCATTGCCTTTAGTGTTCTTTGGCAAATGAATAATATCCCAGAACTCCTGGCTTCTCGCCAATGGGCCCGCAGGTCAGTTTTGGCCATCTTGCCACAGGGTCACACATGTCCTCCTCACTCCTAGTACATGAAGAAGCTGCACATGCAAGAACGGGCTGTGGAGGAGGTGAAGCTGGCCATTAAACCCTTCTACCAGAAGAGAGAAGTGACCAAGGAGGAGTACAAGGACATACTGCGCAAAGCCGTGCAGAAGGTAGGctgcaggcaggcacacacatgccttTTTGGGAACTCTGAGGTTGCAAGGGACACATTGTGACACAGAATAGCTAAATCTGTATGTGTCAGCTGCCATTTCTAGTTTGCATGGACTCCTGGGTCTGTAAGTATGGAGTCAGCCAGCTCTCACAAAGTGCCACTCAGGCAATGCtcattaaaactaaaataatagaTGAGGAATTTCAGATGTCCTCAATCCACCCAATTTCTTTGGATCTTTGGAGGAACTAAGTCTCTGAGAGATGGGCAGATTTTTCTATAGGAACAAGTTTTAGCTTCCTTCTGACCTCTGACACAGGAAGATAaacctcagcagctctgtgaagtgtggttacagatgtgtgtgtagGGTGGGCATACAAGTCCCCTTAACAAGATCAAGGGCACTACTTGAGATGGTCAGGACAAGGAAGCTTGGTTGAGTTGATCTTTGTGACAAGTCGAGAGAGCACTCAGAAATCATGTGTTCTTCCTCCAGATCTGCCACAGCAAGAGTGGTGAAATCAACCCTGTAAAGGTGGCCAACCTGGTGAAGGCCTATGTGGACAAATACAGGCATATGCGCAGACACAAGAAGACTGAAGGTGGAGAGGAGCCACCCACTCAGGGTGCTGAGACCTGAGGCTAGCCACTCTCTGGGGAGGCATCCCCAGCGGGAAAGAAATGGGGCCGCCAGCACTCCTGCCTCTGAGGGTCTCATGGTACCTGTCTGCACCTGTCTTGCTTATAATTGAAAACTGgacttttttatatgtatattatagatACACTGTTTCCATTGTgttctaatttatcaaaaatggCTTATGTTTAGAAACTTTTCTATGGACTGATGCTTAGAAGGTGAAGCGGTTTTTGGTTTCGGAAAGCCTGACGGCTCAGTGGAAGCGTCTGTATCTGCCACAAAGCCAGCTGTCAGCAGTCGCTCAGGACCGTCCCTGCTTAGCAGTTCTCTTCCTCTAGCTGCTTTGTGCTCCTGTCAGGAGACAGGACATAGTGCTGTGGGTCTCAGAGGTTTAGGCACACACAGGCCCCACCTTCCCAAGTACACCTGGCATCGGGGTGTTCCCGATTCCTGTCTTAGAGTGTTTGTGTCCAGTAAGAGCTGTGCTAGCCTAGCCAGTTCTTGATTATGAAAGTGAGTGCTGCAAAGGAGGCCTGGTGTGTAGGGACTGGGGGTCACCTTCTTTCAAGGGACTCTACAAGGTCCACTAGAGACACTATACAGCAAGGAGCAGACCTGACCCAGGGCTCCACTGATTTTGAACTATTTATTGGGAGTTGGGATTCTGAGTCAAGGCCACTGACCCAGGTCCATGAGGAAGTGTTCGATGTCTTCGTAGAGACTGTTGGTGCTAGACAAGCACAAGCCGAGACTGCTGCTGTCCAGGGAGGACACACCCTCACGCTGCACGCCCTCCAGGTATGCCTTGcatacccatggctccagctgtggaAAGGACATGTGTTAAGACTCTTTCTTACCTAGCAGCCCACACCTTCCCTTGGCCCACCCAGGCTCTACCTTCACCAGGATCAGGGTCTTCTCCTTGGGCCTCCCTGCTGACAAGTCTTGCCCAAAACCCAGGTAGATGGTGTAGTGTGGTGACCCTTGCCGCCTCCGAGCCCGAAACTCCTCCAGTTCTGTTAAGGAGATAGCTCTGGTGAGCAGGTTAAGAAAGGCTCCAGGCCCCAGAGGACAGCACCCCAGCCAGACACCTTACTGACCTCGGAAGAAAGTGCTGAAGTCGAAGATGGGGGTGTGGCGGTTGCGCTCCagcagctggggtggggtggaggggccGGTAGTGCCCATAGGGCTGCCTACCTCCCAGTACACCTTGCACTTGCCCATACGCAGGGCCCACAGTGACGGTCCTCGAAGCTCCAGCTGAAGGCCGGGAGACACATGCTGGAGAAGCGTCTCTGTGTAGTGCAGCTGCTTCTGATCTGGGAGCTCAGCAGGACTGGGAAAGATCACCGGCTGGGGCTCTGAAGTTCTTACTGCTGGGGCCATGGGGCTGTACAGGAACACGCATCTGGggtgccccaccactgcctgtAGCACTGTGCGGCCCTTGTACATGATGGTCACATCCAGGAACCCAAGGCTGCGCTCTGTGTATAGACCATGCTGTGAGTGGTAGGTTTGGGTGGAGCATTTTGTCCCATGCCCCCTGCCAAGGACCCATTCACCTCCTACTGAGATGCAGGTGTGAAGGAGCAGTAGGGCAGAATTCTGCCCGGGAGGCTAGGAAAAGCTGTGCTAGCGCCTCCGCTCTAGATCCTCACCGGTGAGAGCTGGCTGTTGAGGCCTGGGACTGGGGACAGCTTCCACCTGCCATGCTGCATAGGGTTCCTCGTAAACACGGTCTTGCTCCTGGCCTGAGGGCAAATTGGAGCTGCCTGTCCATCTTAGCCCAGCTTCCCACCCCTGTCATTTTAACATCCTTATCTTTCCTCCTCCCAGCAAGGACTCTGTTGTCCTCCCTCTCATACAGCCTTGGGCAGATGGGTGTTCTCTAGCTTAGCCCCAGCTCTGTAACAGTAACTGCCTCTCACCAGGAGCCTGTGGTGGGACGGGGTCTGCCCCAGACTCGGATTCCAGTATGTGGCTGTACTGCAGAACCTGAAGCAAGAGGTCCCCGGCATCACTAGAAAGCAGA
This Mus musculus strain C57BL/6J chromosome 7, GRCm38.p6 C57BL/6J DNA region includes the following protein-coding sequences:
- the Irf7 gene encoding interferon regulatory factor 7 isoform X1: MAEVRGVQRVLFGDWLLGEVSSGQYEGLQWLNEARTVFRVPWKHFGRRDLDEEDAQIFKAWAVARGRWPPSGVNLPPPEAEAAERRERRGWKTNFRCALHSTGRFILRQDNSGDPVDPHKVYELSRELGSTVGPATENREEVSLSNALPTQVLQYSHILESESGADPVPPQAPERSLGFLDVTIMYKGRTVLQAVVGHPRCVFLYSPMAPAVRTSEPQPVIFPSPAELPDQKQLHYTETLLQHVSPGLQLELRGPSLWALRMGKCKVYWEVGSPMGTTGPSTPPQLLERNRHTPIFDFSTFFRELEEFRARRRQGSPHYTIYLGFGQDLSAGRPKEKTLILVKLEPWVCKAYLEGVQREGVSSLDSSSLGLCLSSTNSLYEDIEHFLMDLGQWP
- the Irf7 gene encoding interferon regulatory factor 7 isoform 1 (isoform 1 is encoded by transcript variant 1), with amino-acid sequence MAEVRGVQRVLFGDWLLGEVSSGQYEGLQWLNEARTVFRVPWKHFGRRDLDEEDAQIFKAWAVARGRWPPSGVNLPPPEAEAAERRERRGWKTNFRCALHSTGRFILRQDNSGDPVDPHKVYELSRELGSTVGPATENREEVSLSNALPTQGVSPGSFLARENAGLQTPSPLLSSDAGDLLLQVLQYSHILESESGADPVPPQAPGQEQDRVYEEPYAAWQVEAVPSPRPQQPALTERSLGFLDVTIMYKGRTVLQAVVGHPRCVFLYSPMAPAVRTSEPQPVIFPSPAELPDQKQLHYTETLLQHVSPGLQLELRGPSLWALRMGKCKVYWEVGSPMGTTGPSTPPQLLERNRHTPIFDFSTFFRELEEFRARRRQGSPHYTIYLGFGQDLSAGRPKEKTLILVKLEPWVCKAYLEGVQREGVSSLDSSSLGLCLSSTNSLYEDIEHFLMDLGQWP
- the Irf7 gene encoding interferon regulatory factor 7 isoform 2 (isoform 2 is encoded by transcript variant 2); the protein is MAEVRGVQRVLFGDWLLGEVSSGQYEGLQWLNEARTVFRVPWKHFGRRDLDEEDAQIFKAWAVARGRWPPSGVNLPPPEAEAAERRERRGWKTNFRCALHSTGRFILRQDNSGDPVDPHKVYELSRELGSTVGPATENREEVSLSNALPTQGVSPGSFLARENAGLQTPSPLLSSDAGDLLLQVLQYSHILESESGADPVPPQAPERSLGFLDVTIMYKGRTVLQAVVGHPRCVFLYSPMAPAVRTSEPQPVIFPSPAELPDQKQLHYTETLLQHVSPGLQLELRGPSLWALRMGKCKVYWEVGSPMGTTGPSTPPQLLERNRHTPIFDFSTFFRELEEFRARRRQGSPHYTIYLGFGQDLSAGRPKEKTLILVKLEPWVCKAYLEGVQREGVSSLDSSSLGLCLSSTNSLYEDIEHFLMDLGQWP
- the Irf7 gene encoding interferon regulatory factor 7 isoform 3 (isoform 3 is encoded by transcript variant 3) gives rise to the protein MAEVRGVQRVLFGDWLLGEVSSGQYEGLQWLNEARTVFRVPWKHFGRRDLDEEDAQIFKAWAVARGRWPPSGVNLPPPEAEAAERRERRGWKTNFRCALHSTGRFILRQDNSGDPVDPHKVYELSRELGSTVGPATENREEVSLSNALPTQVLQYSHILESESGADPVPPQAPGQEQDRVYEEPYAAWQVEAVPSPRPQQPALTERSLGFLDVTIMYKGRTVLQAVVGHPRCVFLYSPMAPAVRTSEPQPVIFPSPAELPDQKQLHYTETLLQHVSPGLQLELRGPSLWALRMGKCKVYWEVGSPMGTTGPSTPPQLLERNRHTPIFDFSTFFRELEEFRARRRQGSPHYTIYLGFGQDLSAGRPKEKTLILVKLEPWVCKAYLEGVQREGVSSLDSSSLGLCLSSTNSLYEDIEHFLMDLGQWP